Within Chlamydiales bacterium, the genomic segment CAATGGCTTTCATGGGTAACAATAAAAGAGTAAACTGAGCTTTATCCAAAGATTTTGAATGGTTCTTTAAAAGACAAAATCTAAAATAATCACTAAGAACAGGTTCTCCAACCAAATACTCTCCCACAAGTCTATTTGAGTTCCTTACTTGAAATCTATCCTCAGAAACAAATGTGATATTTAAAGGAAGGGAATACTCACTTTCATAATGAATATTCTTGCAAGAAACTCCTATATCTTCTTCATCCAGAACACACTCGCTTGGAACAAAACAATTACCAACTGCAATTGTATTCCCACTTTTTAGAGCTCTTTTTACCTTAAGGTTTTGAAAAATTGTCTTCCAAGAATTTCTCCTAGGGGCGTTTTCTGACAACTGAGCTTGAAGTCCTAAATTTTCTACAACTCTTTTCATTATCAATTCAGACTGCATTAGGCTGATAGCAGAACCGCTACCATCTTCTAAAACAGAGCCAAATAACATTTGCATAGTGCCGCTGCCCATCTGGGAGGATGAACTTGTCTTTTCTTTAAAGGTCGCAGAAGCAACATATGTGATAGGCTTTGTAATGACATAATAAAAAGAGATACATGCACCCAAAAGTGCACACACAAGGATAATCTTCCTTTTGTCCTTGATCACGCGCCAAATGTCAACAAGAGAGATTAAAATTTCACTCTGTGATGATGAGGAATGTTGTTTCATTAGCTACCTATGAACACACATGTTGCACCTACATCCCTTACACCAGCGCTTGTCGGAAGTAGCTGATCAATAAAGCGGTTCCACTGAGTGATGGGTTTTTCAGATACATATACTGTATCTCCTGGCATCAAAAGCAAACTATGATTCGGCAGCGTTACAATATGATTCCAGTTAAGAAGATACACTTTTGGACAAATGATATTACCTCGAATGACTTGGATACAGCTCTTATCTCCCGTAAAAGGAATACCACCTGCCTCAACAATTGCTTCTCGAAGGGAAATAAACCCATGAGGCAAGCTAATCACTGTAGGTCTTCCCACCTCTCCCATAATCATCACTTTAGAGTCCATAGGATCAGCAATATAAATCTTATCGCCAGGACGCATGACAATATTCTGACACATATCGCCCTCTTTTACGAGCTTGTACATATCTACAGGCAAAGCTCTACCACATCTTACCACATAACTCATAAAGAAATTGGCATTATTAGGAATTTGAGTTCTCGACAACACATCATAAAGGCGTGTACGCCCATCTACTGGTATTGAAGAATTTCTTACCATGCCAATTAATTCAACTACTCTAGATCTGCGTTCTTTATAGTCTACAAAAACTTCTATGTTGCTAATTACACCCAAATAACTTTGCTGTATTTTTATTCTTACTTCATCAAGAGAAAGACCAGCAACATGAATGGGACAAAGCTCTGGAAGACATAAACAACCTTTTATGACTCTGTAACCAACAATATCTCCAATACCAGCAACTTCCCCTGTAATATCTTTACGAGTAGGATGAAAGAGATAAACATTTAATATATCATCCTCAACAACACAATCGATGTACTCGAGCATGCAATCTTTGGGCATAGAGCAAACAGGAACACCTTCCATCTCTAAAATAGCAAATTTTCCCTGACGAATCCGATAAGAGTCCATAACAAACTCATCGGCGCCCTTGACATCAAAATTATAGCGAGGCTCTCCACAAGAGGCCAAAAGAAGCAAAAATAAAAAAGCTAATAAAATGCGAAACATAGAGTAACAAGTATCAGGATTTTTCAAAGTAAGCACATATATTTACATCATCAACAATTTATAAACCAATAGGAAAATTGTATACCCTTGTGATAAATGCTACAGCCCATTAGAATAAGGGGCTAATTCATACTTAAAATTTATCAAAAATGATTGAACTAAAATCGATATCAAAAATTTTTTATAAGAAAAACTCTGTGCACGAAGCTTTGAAAGATATTAATCTTCAAGTAGATGATAAAGATATCTACGGTATCATAGGGCTAAGCGGGGCAGGAAAATCTACCCTCATTCGTTGTCTTACGCAACTAGAAAAGCCTACATCTGGAAAAATTTTAATCGATAATATCGATTTTACCGGACTTACAAACCAAGAGCTTAGACAACACAAAAAAAAGATAGGGATGATCTTCCAGCACTTTAACTTACTTTCTTCCAGAACAGTTGCAGAGAATGTTGCCTATCCCCTAGAAATTAGCCACACTCCAAAACCCAAGCAATACTCAAGAGTACAAGAACTTTTAAAGCTCGTTAACCTAAGCGACAAAGGCCACATGTACCCAAGTGAACTAAGTGGCGGCGAAAAGCAGAGAGTAGGTATCGCAAGAGCACTTGCTTTATCTCCATCATTACTGCTCTGTGACGAAGCAACAAGTGCACTTGATCCTAAAAGTACACATCAAATCCTAGATTTACTAAAATCACTCAATACTAAATTAGGCCTTACAATTTTACTGATTACTCATGAAATGGACGTCATTAAAACAATTTGCAACAAAGTAGCTGTCTTACACAAAGGATCTATTGTAGAGCAAGGATCTGTCATAGACGTTTTTGCAAACCCCAAACATTCTATCACAAAAAGCTTCTTAGAACAACGCAGTCACGTTCTTCCACAAGCCCTATACCACGCAAACAACCCATCAAAACGTCTTCTCAAGCTCTATTTTAAAGGAGAAAATGCAGGAAAACCCATTATCTCTA encodes:
- a CDS encoding ATP-binding cassette domain-containing protein, giving the protein MHEALKDINLQVDDKDIYGIIGLSGAGKSTLIRCLTQLEKPTSGKILIDNIDFTGLTNQELRQHKKKIGMIFQHFNLLSSRTVAENVAYPLEISHTPKPKQYSRVQELLKLVNLSDKGHMYPSELSGGEKQRVGIARALALSPSLLLCDEATSALDPKSTHQILDLLKSLNTKLGLTILLITHEMDVIKTICNKVAVLHKGSIVEQGSVIDVFANPKHSITKSFLEQRSHVLPQALYHANNPSKRLLKLYFKGENAGKPIISKLIKNHPVDVNILLGSLDCLQNTIIGTLTIEISGKKEDIETSLSFLNDNHVAFEEVHL